A single window of Bdellovibrionales bacterium DNA harbors:
- a CDS encoding cell division protein FtsL: MKRTIENVKPFMSVLFILLTLFGLVFVKMENRRMGYAILNLAHKEKKAREQQRLKLVQVAKMTSPERIRKIATSRLTFQSAKEGQVIRIAGSGSVVIK, translated from the coding sequence ATGAAGAGAACCATTGAAAACGTAAAACCCTTTATGAGTGTGTTATTTATTCTGCTCACACTCTTTGGCTTAGTCTTCGTAAAAATGGAAAATCGTCGAATGGGTTATGCGATCCTTAACCTGGCCCATAAAGAAAAAAAGGCGCGAGAGCAACAGCGTTTGAAACTGGTGCAAGTGGCAAAGATGACAAGTCCAGAACGCATTCGCAAAATCGCAACCTCTCGGCTGACCTTCCAATCCGCTAAAGAAGGACAAGTGATTCGCATTGCCGGCAGCGGCTCAGTTGTGATCAAATAA
- the rsmH gene encoding 16S rRNA (cytosine(1402)-N(4))-methyltransferase RsmH: MSEHVPVLLSEVLGAFSTYEKKPEMLLDGTFGRGGHTREILKAFPGIKAIGLDRDHEALEFGATTFSEEIKNGLLRLERTSFSQYAQKLEPRPQFDFILLDLGVSSPQLDQAHRGFSFYHDGPLDMRMDQNQKTTAAEVINEWDEEQLVEIFKNYGEIRSPFRVVRAIVHDRKEKPFETTRQLAGLIERVDGWRQKGKNPATQYFMALRLLVNQELEQVRESIPNFIRSLVPGGILVVITFHSLEDRIVKTLFKENEEWGRKINKKVIVASREEEKENPRSRSAKLRAFRRSDNDEENH, from the coding sequence ATGAGCGAACATGTTCCCGTCTTGCTGAGCGAAGTTTTAGGCGCCTTCTCCACCTATGAGAAAAAGCCAGAAATGTTGTTGGATGGAACATTTGGCCGCGGCGGCCACACCCGAGAAATTCTTAAAGCGTTTCCGGGAATTAAAGCGATCGGGCTAGATCGAGATCATGAGGCTCTCGAGTTCGGGGCCACCACCTTTTCCGAAGAGATCAAAAATGGTCTATTGCGCTTGGAGCGCACCAGCTTTTCGCAATATGCTCAAAAATTAGAGCCTCGTCCTCAGTTTGATTTTATTCTGTTAGATCTCGGTGTCAGTTCGCCTCAGCTCGACCAGGCTCATCGGGGTTTTAGCTTTTATCATGACGGCCCTTTGGACATGAGGATGGATCAAAATCAAAAAACGACGGCCGCTGAGGTGATCAATGAGTGGGACGAAGAGCAGCTCGTTGAGATCTTTAAAAACTACGGAGAGATTCGCAGTCCGTTTCGGGTCGTGCGAGCGATTGTGCATGATCGAAAAGAAAAACCCTTTGAAACCACTCGTCAACTGGCCGGCCTGATAGAACGAGTGGATGGGTGGAGACAAAAAGGAAAAAATCCCGCCACCCAGTATTTTATGGCGTTACGTTTGTTGGTTAATCAAGAGCTCGAGCAGGTGCGCGAATCCATTCCCAACTTCATCCGGTCTTTAGTCCCAGGAGGTATCCTGGTCGTGATTACTTTTCACTCCTTAGAGGATAGAATAGTGAAGACGCTGTTTAAAGAGAACGAAGAGTGGGGACGGAAGATCAATAAAAAGGTCATCGTCGCCAGTCGCGAGGAAGAAAAAGAAAATCCTCGATCCCGCAGCGCTAAATTAAGAGCCTTCCGCAGGAGCGACAACGATGAAGAGAACCATTGA